In Thermobaculum terrenum ATCC BAA-798, one genomic interval encodes:
- a CDS encoding carbohydrate ABC transporter permease, with protein sequence MARIGRASSGSRRISLRLREAVEGYLFMAPAVLGFLLFTLFPMLASFALSFTDYDLLSPPRWVGLANYLQMVRDPFFWQSLKVTTIYAAAGLPLGLTLALAVAILMNQKVPALALWRTVYLLPSVISGVAVAILWRWLFNPEFGLLNVLLGYLGIKGPDWLGSTTWALPSLIIMGLWGIGGSMLIYLSGLQGIPTELYEAAEIDGAGRLAKLWYVTIPMISPVILFNLVIGLIGAFQYFTEAYVLTGGGPENSTLFYMLYLYRNAFNYFKMGYASALAWTLFMLVLLLTIAVFRTTPMWVYYEGERRGR encoded by the coding sequence ATGGCCAGGATCGGTAGGGCCAGCAGCGGGTCTCGCCGCATATCTCTGAGGTTGCGTGAGGCGGTGGAGGGCTACCTGTTCATGGCGCCGGCGGTGCTGGGCTTCCTGTTGTTCACGCTCTTCCCGATGCTGGCCTCCTTCGCCCTCAGCTTCACCGACTACGACCTGCTCTCTCCCCCTAGGTGGGTGGGGTTGGCCAACTACCTGCAGATGGTGCGCGACCCCTTCTTCTGGCAGTCGCTCAAGGTCACCACGATCTACGCCGCGGCCGGGCTGCCCCTCGGGCTGACCCTGGCGCTGGCGGTGGCCATCCTGATGAACCAGAAGGTGCCCGCCCTGGCGCTGTGGCGCACCGTGTACCTCCTGCCCTCGGTGATCTCGGGGGTGGCGGTGGCGATCCTGTGGAGGTGGTTGTTCAACCCGGAGTTCGGCCTGCTGAACGTGCTGTTGGGCTACCTGGGCATCAAGGGTCCTGACTGGCTGGGCAGCACCACTTGGGCGCTGCCCTCCTTGATCATCATGGGGCTGTGGGGCATCGGGGGGAGCATGCTGATCTACCTCTCCGGGCTGCAGGGCATCCCCACGGAGCTGTACGAGGCCGCGGAGATCGACGGCGCGGGGCGCCTCGCCAAGCTGTGGTACGTCACGATCCCCATGATCTCCCCCGTCATCCTGTTCAACCTCGTCATAGGGCTGATAGGCGCCTTCCAGTACTTCACGGAGGCCTACGTGCTGACCGGGGGAGGGCCGGAGAACTCCACGCTGTTCTACATGCTCTACCTCTACCGCAACGCGTTCAACTACTTCAAGATGGGGTACGCCTCGGCGCTGGCCTGGACCCTGTTCATGCTCGTCCTCCTGCTCACGATAGCGGTGTTCAGGACCACGCCGATGTGGGTGTACTACGAGGGCGAGAGGAGGGGCAGGTGA
- a CDS encoding ABC transporter substrate-binding protein: MSGSRVSRRRFLRVLGATAVVGSLYACGRGPTPGGSPAPTPSIRPAPTVPTTPISVFPTAVPTAAASAAPTAPVSGGRVTGEIEFSYYNWGPASIQYFKEMAAAFMKEYPGTRIRLTLPPGDQYTTKLKILLATGTGPDIITTTDITYKLFKEGRLLDLTARVEADPILLDGSKFIQAGWDIYRFGTGHIYGLYSGADTHLLYYNRDLFDKAGVKYPGADWTWDDFVDAAKELTLRKGEKVVQFGTALGILVAYWGWANLVWMEGGDIVDRRPFYSRLTLNNLPVLKVLQFIQDLMYKYKVAPTPEQASALGEAGSFESGKVAMLLDGGWSIQSRKAIKAFRWDVQMMPRGPKGFIGAFWPGTPMQINARTRNPDLCWEFVRWFAASKEAQTLIAKQLIQVPARLDVAFSSVFLRQPGMPPHGDVWVKSLERARPADIQHPNQQEMMDKVWNPNWDKFIRNRMTPQEFAVTVERDGNKVLQSG, encoded by the coding sequence ATGAGCGGGAGCAGGGTGAGTCGGAGGCGTTTCCTGAGGGTGCTTGGGGCCACGGCCGTGGTGGGCTCGCTGTACGCCTGCGGGCGGGGGCCGACGCCTGGGGGCAGCCCCGCGCCCACCCCTAGCATTCGCCCCGCCCCGACCGTGCCCACCACGCCGATCAGCGTGTTCCCGACGGCCGTGCCCACCGCCGCCGCCTCGGCGGCGCCGACCGCGCCCGTGAGCGGGGGCAGGGTGACGGGGGAGATCGAGTTCTCGTACTACAACTGGGGGCCCGCGAGCATCCAGTACTTCAAGGAGATGGCCGCGGCCTTCATGAAGGAGTACCCGGGCACCCGCATCAGGCTCACGCTGCCGCCAGGAGACCAATATACCACCAAGCTGAAGATCCTGCTGGCCACCGGCACGGGTCCCGACATCATCACCACCACCGACATCACCTACAAGCTCTTCAAGGAGGGCCGGCTGCTGGACCTCACCGCCCGCGTGGAGGCCGACCCCATCCTGCTGGATGGGTCGAAGTTCATCCAGGCCGGCTGGGACATCTACCGCTTCGGGACCGGCCACATCTACGGCCTCTACTCCGGTGCGGACACCCACCTGCTGTACTACAACAGGGACCTGTTCGACAAGGCGGGCGTCAAGTATCCCGGCGCGGACTGGACCTGGGACGACTTCGTGGACGCCGCCAAGGAGCTCACGCTGCGCAAAGGGGAGAAGGTGGTCCAGTTCGGCACGGCGCTCGGCATCCTGGTGGCCTACTGGGGATGGGCCAACCTGGTGTGGATGGAGGGAGGGGACATAGTCGACAGGCGGCCGTTCTACAGCAGGCTCACCCTGAACAACCTCCCGGTGCTCAAGGTGCTGCAGTTCATCCAGGACCTGATGTACAAGTACAAGGTCGCCCCCACCCCGGAGCAGGCCAGCGCCCTGGGGGAGGCGGGCTCCTTCGAGAGCGGCAAGGTCGCCATGCTGCTCGACGGTGGCTGGAGCATCCAGTCGCGCAAGGCTATAAAGGCCTTCAGGTGGGACGTGCAGATGATGCCCAGGGGGCCCAAGGGCTTCATAGGGGCGTTCTGGCCGGGCACGCCGATGCAGATCAACGCCAGGACGAGGAACCCCGACCTGTGCTGGGAGTTCGTCCGCTGGTTCGCGGCCAGCAAGGAGGCGCAGACGCTGATAGCCAAGCAGCTGATCCAGGTGCCCGCGAGGCTGGACGTGGCGTTCTCCTCCGTCTTCCTGCGACAGCCGGGGATGCCCCCGCACGGCGACGTCTGGGTCAAGTCGCTGGAGCGCGCCAGGCCGGCGGACATCCAGCACCCCAACCAGCAGGAGATGATGGACAAGGTGTGGAACCCCAACTGGGACAAGTTCATCCGCAACCGGATGACGCCGCAGGAGTTCGCCGTGACCGTGGAGAGGGACGGGAACAAGGTGCTGCAATCCGGCTAG
- a CDS encoding alpha-mannosidase yields the protein MTVVHMIGNAHIDPIWLWPWQAGVDEALGTFRSAADRCDEYPEFIFTRGEAWLYRWVERLDPDLFERVRGLVRRGQWHVTGGQFVQPDSNLPTEAGWRRQIEHGRRYFRERFGVVPRVAYQVDSFGHPATLPDILADEGYVGFVFHRPSPQQQPLPAQTFRWRGPKGGEVVGFRIVPSYTFYEEDLYERIMMAVEASGDLGHTMCFYGVGNHGGGPTKAQIEYILEHRDAWEGIELRFSTPEAFFEAVAGERERLPVVTEELQHTFPGCYSVMHDIKQRQRRTEHLLEASRGAVERLVREPSRARELGGRLEAAWEDLLLTEFHDVLAGTAAPQCWGAVRAMQGRAQIAGEEVVLEATRLWARRQLPPVNAHQLVVVNLDAAPWEGYVEAEPWLDFQPWGDRWLSDPDGRPVDVQRVQPGAPGATRVVFPVELAPTSGLQLLVRDGPAPGKEVRTDLAVAEGYLENAHLRVEVGGSGVVGLSSRGRPLLEGIGLHLRADHTDTWTFHTDRFEEPVEAELGGLRWAIEESGPLRARLRAEGWLGRSRVRWTLSLHRGDPRLHMRLEVLFAERFRALQMPIHLAGAVRRWTDGQAGGAVERTPGPVEWPVQGWSRVELEGAQLALVTQDAYSLSLHGARWQWTLLRSPKMAWMGQDPEVYGGRDDHTDQGEHTFEFCLWVGDALGDEELHVAARQQALPPVVLDRYEGMGRPL from the coding sequence ATGACCGTGGTGCACATGATCGGCAACGCGCACATCGACCCCATCTGGCTGTGGCCGTGGCAGGCGGGGGTGGACGAGGCCCTGGGCACCTTCCGCTCGGCCGCCGACCGGTGCGACGAGTACCCGGAGTTCATCTTCACTCGGGGGGAGGCCTGGCTCTATCGCTGGGTGGAGCGGCTGGACCCCGACCTGTTCGAGCGGGTGAGGGGGCTGGTCCGGCGGGGCCAGTGGCACGTCACCGGCGGGCAGTTCGTCCAGCCCGACTCCAACCTGCCGACGGAGGCCGGCTGGCGGAGGCAGATCGAGCACGGCCGCAGGTACTTTCGGGAGCGGTTCGGGGTGGTCCCCCGCGTGGCCTACCAGGTGGACTCCTTCGGCCACCCGGCGACGTTGCCGGACATCCTGGCGGACGAGGGGTACGTGGGGTTCGTGTTCCACCGCCCGAGCCCGCAGCAGCAGCCCCTGCCGGCCCAGACCTTCCGGTGGAGGGGGCCGAAGGGCGGCGAGGTCGTCGGGTTCAGGATAGTGCCCTCGTACACCTTCTACGAGGAGGACCTCTACGAGCGGATCATGATGGCGGTGGAGGCCTCCGGTGACCTGGGGCACACGATGTGCTTCTACGGCGTGGGCAACCACGGCGGAGGGCCCACCAAGGCGCAGATAGAGTACATCTTGGAACACCGCGACGCGTGGGAGGGGATAGAGCTGCGGTTCAGCACGCCGGAGGCGTTCTTCGAGGCCGTGGCCGGCGAGAGGGAGCGCCTGCCGGTCGTGACGGAGGAGCTGCAGCACACCTTCCCCGGCTGCTACAGCGTGATGCACGACATCAAGCAGCGGCAGCGCCGGACCGAGCACCTCCTGGAGGCGTCGCGGGGGGCGGTCGAGCGGCTGGTGCGGGAGCCCTCGCGGGCGCGGGAGCTGGGGGGGAGGCTGGAGGCCGCGTGGGAGGACCTGCTGCTGACGGAGTTCCACGACGTGCTGGCGGGCACGGCCGCCCCGCAGTGCTGGGGGGCGGTGAGGGCGATGCAGGGGAGGGCGCAGATCGCCGGCGAGGAGGTCGTGCTGGAGGCCACCAGGCTGTGGGCGCGCCGCCAGCTGCCGCCGGTCAACGCGCACCAGCTGGTGGTGGTCAACCTCGATGCCGCTCCCTGGGAGGGGTACGTGGAGGCCGAGCCCTGGCTGGACTTCCAGCCGTGGGGGGACAGGTGGCTGAGCGACCCAGATGGCCGCCCTGTGGACGTGCAGCGGGTGCAGCCCGGCGCCCCGGGCGCCACGCGCGTGGTGTTCCCGGTCGAGCTGGCGCCGACCTCCGGGCTCCAGCTGCTGGTGCGGGACGGCCCTGCCCCCGGCAAGGAGGTGCGGACCGACCTGGCGGTTGCTGAGGGATACCTGGAGAACGCCCACCTGCGGGTGGAGGTGGGAGGGTCCGGGGTGGTGGGGCTGAGCAGCCGCGGCAGGCCCCTGCTGGAGGGTATAGGGCTGCACCTGCGCGCCGACCACACGGATACCTGGACCTTCCACACCGACCGGTTCGAGGAGCCGGTGGAGGCGGAGCTGGGGGGCCTGCGATGGGCGATCGAGGAGAGCGGGCCGCTGCGCGCCAGGCTGCGCGCCGAGGGCTGGCTGGGGCGATCGCGCGTGAGGTGGACGCTCAGCCTCCACCGAGGCGATCCACGGCTCCACATGCGGCTGGAGGTGCTCTTTGCCGAGCGGTTCAGGGCGCTGCAGATGCCGATCCACCTGGCCGGCGCCGTGCGCCGCTGGACCGACGGCCAGGCGGGGGGAGCGGTGGAGAGGACGCCTGGGCCCGTCGAGTGGCCGGTGCAGGGGTGGTCCAGGGTGGAGCTCGAGGGAGCGCAGCTGGCGCTGGTCACGCAGGACGCGTACAGCCTGAGCCTGCACGGGGCGCGCTGGCAGTGGACGCTGCTGCGCAGCCCCAAGATGGCGTGGATGGGGCAGGACCCCGAGGTGTACGGCGGCAGGGACGACCACACCGACCAGGGCGAGCACACCTTCGAGTTCTGCCTGTGGGTCGGCGACGCCCTCGGGGACGAGGAGCTGCACGTAGCGGCCAGGCAGCAGGCGCTCCCCCCCGTGGTGTTAGATAGGTACGAGGGGATGGGCAGGCCCCTGTAG
- a CDS encoding ABC transporter substrate-binding protein codes for MSIRVENTPRPEDRAAYQLWRDKIARFNKLYPNVKIVSDTYAWDPSTFPARIQGGTAGDLWLVPFTEVQKLISQKVVADITDLMQSWQYFQDWNPGMLKIVTGLDGRIYGIPAGGYVMGLVYNRALFKQAGLDPEKPPRTWDELASDAQKLTDRSKNRAGFAVLTTGNQGGWQLLNFVWQAGGDFEKQVNGKWRAVFDSPQAARALQFYHDLRWRYDVLPRNTLLKADDIFPMLASEQLAIAIFSPGWIDIVVSQHGGKLEDFGMAPLPAGPAGRAEQTGGAVRFINAKSSPEAREAAFWFAIWEEFDLNEVLFNTQAAAMAGKLVGLPDIPLMRGEYQRKLQQIISRYTNVPTQNYRLYVQEAGRYARPEPPIEAQALYALLDPVVQAVLTDKNADPRALLGRAAREFQTRFLDKAQ; via the coding sequence GTGTCGATCCGCGTGGAGAACACCCCGCGACCCGAGGACCGCGCGGCCTACCAGCTCTGGCGGGACAAGATAGCCAGGTTCAACAAGCTGTACCCCAACGTCAAGATAGTCAGCGACACGTACGCCTGGGATCCCTCCACCTTTCCCGCGAGGATCCAAGGAGGTACCGCTGGTGACCTGTGGCTCGTGCCGTTCACCGAGGTCCAGAAGCTGATCTCCCAGAAGGTCGTGGCGGACATCACCGACCTGATGCAGAGCTGGCAGTACTTCCAGGACTGGAACCCAGGGATGCTCAAGATCGTGACGGGGCTGGACGGGCGCATATACGGCATCCCGGCCGGGGGCTACGTCATGGGCCTGGTGTACAACCGGGCGCTCTTCAAGCAGGCTGGGTTGGACCCCGAGAAGCCCCCGCGGACCTGGGATGAGCTGGCGTCGGACGCGCAGAAGCTGACCGACCGCAGCAAGAACCGGGCCGGGTTCGCCGTGCTGACCACCGGCAACCAGGGCGGGTGGCAGCTGCTGAACTTCGTCTGGCAGGCCGGGGGGGACTTCGAGAAGCAGGTCAACGGCAAGTGGAGGGCGGTGTTCGATTCGCCGCAGGCCGCTCGGGCGCTGCAGTTCTACCACGACCTCCGGTGGCGGTACGACGTCCTGCCGCGCAACACCCTCCTGAAGGCGGATGACATATTCCCGATGCTGGCGTCGGAGCAGCTCGCGATAGCGATCTTCTCGCCCGGTTGGATCGACATAGTCGTGAGCCAGCACGGGGGCAAGCTGGAGGACTTCGGCATGGCTCCCCTCCCGGCCGGCCCGGCCGGGCGTGCGGAGCAGACCGGGGGCGCCGTGCGCTTCATCAACGCCAAGAGCAGCCCCGAGGCCAGGGAGGCCGCATTCTGGTTCGCCATCTGGGAGGAGTTCGACCTCAACGAGGTCTTGTTCAACACCCAGGCCGCCGCCATGGCGGGCAAGCTGGTGGGGCTGCCCGATATACCCCTCATGCGAGGGGAGTACCAGCGCAAGCTCCAACAGATCATCAGCAGGTACACGAACGTGCCCACGCAGAACTACCGGCTGTACGTCCAGGAGGCCGGTCGGTACGCCCGTCCCGAGCCGCCCATAGAGGCCCAGGCGCTGTACGCCCTGTTGGATCCGGTGGTCCAGGCCGTGCTGACGGACAAGAACGCCGATCCCAGGGCGCTGCTCGGGCGGGCGGCCAGGGAGTTCCAGACGAGGTTCCTGGACAAGGCCCAGTAG
- a CDS encoding carbohydrate ABC transporter permease, with product MRAAKASPRTMARGATWAHIRRKVLEQATAYAFLLPALLVFALFSWYPILKGFTVALQQVTLGGEARWVGLANFRYVLSDPLLPIAWRNTLYFAGLGLVIGFFVPVVLAILVNEVRRGQALFRVGFYLPSIMPLVVVVLLWKWIYDPGNGLLNGVLQSLGLPQLGWYQDPKLAMPSLVIMSTWTYAGATTLIYLAALQGIPAHLYEAAEIDGATVLQRMRYITLPQLRGVMLIMLILQIIGTMQVFTEPFVMTGGGPNNATLTVMLLIYQYAFAYSNFGAATALGLMLFVVLVVFSIAYFVLTRRLQQL from the coding sequence ATGCGCGCGGCAAAGGCCAGCCCCAGGACCATGGCTCGGGGAGCGACGTGGGCGCACATTAGGAGGAAGGTGCTGGAGCAGGCCACGGCCTACGCCTTCCTGCTCCCCGCGCTCCTCGTGTTCGCGCTCTTCAGCTGGTACCCCATCCTGAAGGGGTTCACCGTGGCGCTCCAGCAGGTCACGCTGGGGGGGGAGGCCAGGTGGGTGGGGTTGGCCAACTTCCGGTACGTGCTGAGCGACCCCCTGCTCCCGATCGCTTGGCGCAACACCCTGTACTTCGCCGGGCTGGGGTTGGTGATCGGCTTCTTCGTGCCGGTGGTGCTCGCGATCCTGGTCAACGAGGTGCGGCGTGGCCAGGCCCTCTTCCGGGTCGGGTTCTACCTGCCGTCCATCATGCCCCTGGTGGTCGTCGTGCTCCTGTGGAAGTGGATCTACGACCCGGGCAACGGGCTGCTGAACGGCGTGCTGCAGAGCCTGGGCCTGCCCCAGCTGGGGTGGTATCAGGACCCGAAGCTGGCCATGCCGAGCCTCGTCATCATGTCCACCTGGACCTACGCGGGCGCGACGACGCTGATCTACCTGGCGGCCCTGCAGGGCATCCCGGCCCACCTCTACGAGGCGGCCGAGATAGACGGGGCCACCGTGCTCCAGCGGATGAGGTACATCACCCTGCCGCAGCTCCGCGGCGTGATGCTGATCATGCTGATCCTGCAGATCATCGGCACGATGCAGGTGTTCACGGAGCCGTTCGTCATGACGGGGGGAGGACCCAACAACGCCACCCTCACGGTGATGCTCCTGATCTACCAGTACGCCTTCGCGTACTCCAACTTCGGCGCGGCCACGGCCCTGGGGCTGATGCTGTTCGTCGTGCTGGTGGTGTTCTCGATCGCGTACTTCGTCCTGACGCGCAGGCTACAACAACTGTAG
- a CDS encoding carbohydrate ABC transporter permease, which translates to MATPMRAPAAPVEEVRAARGEAHERSLISPMDLRTWRYRLLYAAILLVLLGALATALFPLYWMFTNAFKPTAEIYKFPPSLVPQSWNPANFKLIWEVFPFPKYFRNTLVIALGTLLLQITVSSMAGYALSKLRPALGRVVLLAFLSTLMVPSVAYLIPQFLNIRSLPILHISLFNTYWAIWLPAAASAFNIFLFKGFFDEIPNELVEAARVDGASTLQIFWRIILPLSRPVLAVVGIFTFTGSWNDFLWPLLVIQDPNKQPVSVALYYLNTSNVQWNAMMAALLITALPPILVALLFQRQLVRGIAFTGLTG; encoded by the coding sequence ATGGCCACACCGATGAGAGCTCCCGCGGCGCCCGTGGAGGAGGTCCGCGCAGCTAGGGGGGAGGCGCACGAGCGCTCGCTCATCTCGCCGATGGATCTGCGGACCTGGCGCTACCGCCTGCTGTACGCCGCCATCCTGCTGGTGCTCCTGGGGGCGCTGGCCACGGCCCTCTTCCCCCTCTACTGGATGTTCACGAACGCCTTCAAGCCGACGGCGGAGATCTACAAGTTCCCCCCCAGCCTGGTCCCCCAGTCCTGGAATCCCGCGAACTTCAAGCTCATATGGGAGGTCTTCCCCTTCCCCAAGTACTTCAGGAACACGCTGGTCATCGCGCTCGGCACGTTGCTCCTGCAGATCACGGTGAGCAGCATGGCCGGCTACGCCCTGTCCAAGCTGCGCCCAGCCCTCGGCCGCGTGGTGCTGCTCGCCTTCCTGAGCACCCTGATGGTGCCCAGCGTGGCGTACCTCATTCCGCAGTTCCTGAACATCAGGTCCCTGCCGATCCTGCACATCAGCCTGTTCAACACCTACTGGGCCATCTGGCTGCCCGCGGCCGCCAGCGCCTTCAACATCTTCCTCTTCAAGGGCTTCTTCGACGAGATCCCCAACGAGCTGGTGGAGGCGGCGCGCGTGGACGGCGCCTCCACCCTGCAGATCTTCTGGCGGATCATCCTGCCCCTCTCCAGGCCGGTGCTCGCGGTGGTGGGGATCTTCACCTTCACCGGCTCGTGGAACGACTTCCTGTGGCCCCTGCTGGTGATCCAGGACCCGAACAAGCAGCCGGTGTCCGTGGCCCTCTATTACCTGAACACGTCCAACGTGCAGTGGAACGCGATGATGGCGGCGCTGCTCATCACCGCCCTGCCCCCGATCCTCGTAGCCCTGCTGTTCCAGAGGCAGCTGGTGCGGGGGATTGCCTTCACGGGGCTAACGGGCTGA